GTCGCCTCCGAGCCGGCCACCCCGAGGAACCACGTGAGGTTCGACGCCAGGGAGGAGAGCGCCATCTTTAAGGCCAACGGGCTGCCTCCCCCGTCTCCAAACGACGAGCCCGGCGTGATGAAGATTTTTACGACGGGGAGCTGCGCGTTCCCGCTTCGCGCCAACGACAACATCCTCGCTCCGGCTCCAGATCATCAGACCAGCGCTTCCTTTCCCGCTTTCCCGCCCGACGTTGGCCGCCGCGTCGTGAGCTCCGGCGGTTTCACGTTCCCGGTGATCAGCCCGTCCAAGGCCGTCATCAGCACCGTCCTCGACGAGCCGCCGCGCGAGTCGCTGGAGGTGTTCCGTCCCATCGACGAGGACTCGGTGGTGCTCGTGGACCCGCCGCCACCCCTAGCCGCGGCCGCTTTTCTGCGCGCGCCGGCAGTAGTGTCGGCCATGGACGACGACGCGATGAGCGACGCGAGCTCGGACCTGTTCGACCTGGAGAGCTTCGCGGCGTCATCGTCGTACCCGACCACGTACCGCGGGCGCAGCAGCCGGCGCAACTCGGGGGACGAGGACCTGGCGTACGCCGCCGCGGCCGCGGAGCCAGCGCTGAGTGAGTGCATGTACGCGCCGAGCGAGGCGAGCGTGGTGTGGAGCGTGGCCACCGCCGAGGGCGTGGCCTACGACGCGGGCAGCGTGGCCAACTTCTCCAGCTCGGCGTCCGCGTGCGGCGTCGACGAGTTCCGCTTCGTCCCGCCGGTGTCCGCCGCCGGCCACGACGGCTTCACCGCGGCAATGTCCCGGAGCGCCGGCCGCAAGAAAGGCGGCGGGTTCTTGGACAGCTGCCGGTGCGAGAAGGCCGTGAGCGTCGGGCCGACGCCGGTCCGTGTGGCCCGCCCGCCGGCGGTCCCGGCTAACAAGACGGCGATGGGGCTGGAAAGCGGCGGCGTCGCGCGGTACCACAACCGCCGCGTCCACATGCCGGTGCGGACGTGATCGATGCGCGCGCTCCCCGTCTGGCGCCTATTACTGTTAGCCTATACGAAAGTACAGTACGGTACATAATTCTCTTGTTTGTTCCAGGTACGTACAAGGTGTCGTTGGCACGTACGCTTGTACGCGTGCGTGCATGACGATGACGTCGTCAGCTACTGTAATTAGTTGCTCCTACTACTATACGATTATACTCCTATCGTGAAGAAAAACGTGCTGCCGCATGTCTGATGTATCGATCTTAGTATGTGTTATGTGAGCGATCATTTTCCGGTTGTCGACATATTTTAGACAGATCGCACGCTTGCTTGAGAAGGTCCAACAGCTACTGCCAGTAGCGGCTTAAAACGAAGGAACCAGCTAGCGTGGTCGTCTGTGATGTGACGGGACGGCGCCATCGGTGCTCAGCTGAGTTGGTCGATCATGTTGGAACGTCGACCGTGGAGTGGAGGCGAGTTTGCTGTAGCGCCAGCCTGATGCTGCTGCTAAAGTAGTGATGCAACGAACGTTCGGGCCGGGGCATTTTCCTGCCACGCCCATGTCCAGTTACATCACGCAAGCTAGGCATGCATTATGTCATGTGCGTGCATAACTGGAAATGATGCGCGCGACGTTGTGCGAGTGCGACGGGACGACGGCGGATGAACCCCTTTTGGGCTGTATTGCGGCGCTTGCAGGTACAAGATGGGCCAACTCACCAACTTTGCGCCTTGCGTCCTCGCACACAATGTGGTTGATGAAATAGTGCGGATTCACTCACGCTCTTTGACATATGCGCCCtttttttagagagagagagacaacGTCGCACTTTATTAATCAAGCaacgtactcccttcgttcctaaatacttgtctttttaaagatttcaaccagtgactacatacagagcaaaatgagtgaatctacactctaaaatgtgtctatatacatccgtatgtgatagtcatttgaaatatttagaaagacaaatatttaggaatgaagggagtagttACCAAGATACCAGTAACTAGATTGCCAGGAAAACCATCCCCACCCCCAATGGAACTAAGACCAGAGTNNNNNNNNNNNNNNNNNNNNNNNNNNNNNNNNNNNNNNNNNNNNNNNNNNNNNNNNNNNNNNNNNNNNNNNNNNNNNNNNNNNNNNNNNNNNNNNNNNNNNNNNNNNNNNNNNNNNNNNNNNNNNNNNNNNNNNNNNNNNNNNNNNNNNNNNNNNNNNNNNNNNNNNNNNNNNNNNNNNNNNNNNNNNNNNNNNNNNNNNNNNNNNNNNNNNNNNNNNNNNNNNNNNNNNNNNNNNNGCTCTTTTGCTTTGTCTAACTGTCAGGTGGCCCCTGTTACCAAAAGCTATTTGGATGCAACCAAAAAATCCTACTATGTGAGCTGTGGCAACAGTCTGCTGGTGCAGTTTGAATCTGTTGTGAATGGCACTGATAGCATTGGTTTCAATCCCCTGGCTTCCTCTACTTTCACTCTCTCATGCCCAGCTCCCAGGCCTCAGGCCCATAGGCCTGACAAAGGGAAGTGGGGCCCTGTTGTTGCCACTAGGATAAGCAACAGGATCAAGAGAGATGGAAAAAATTCTATAGCTACGGCTCAAGAGATTAAAAAAGTGCAAAACCTGGAAGTATCCAAAGGTAGCACTGCAGCTCTTTCTCTTAATTCCTTTGCTTGCTTAGATATTGATCTGCTTTTACATAATGCTAATTTGGCTGGCTTGAGACTTGGGAATTATCCTAGTAGTTGTAACAATAATATTGATTATATTAAACATATTGAACTTGAGAGGTTGGCGAAATTCCATAAAGACAACCCTGAAATGTTCCTCCCTCCTAGCACTGATGCTGATGGAGAGGTTTCTTTTAGTAACAATAATGATACTGGAAAACATCCTTCCCCTAGCACTGAAATATATTTAGATAGGGAGGAACGATAGTTTCCTTGGTTGGAGGTATCCCACCAAAGAAACAAAAAAGTGTCATTTAGGAGTAGGAAATCTAAATAATTTTCTATGATTGGCGCCTTCTGGAATATTAGAGGCCTCAATGGCTCTGCTAAGAATTCTAGAGTGCAAGAGCTTATAAAAGCTTGTAGCCCTGACTTTATTTGTTTATCTGAGACTAAAAAGCCAACTTCACCATCCCACAACTAGATGCCATAGATTCTAGGAGTGGTTTTGTGTGAAACTGGCTACCTGCTGCTGGCACTGCAGGTGGTATCCTAGTAGGTGTTAAAGAGGATTGCTTTGACATTTTACAATGTGATATAGGCACCTTTTGCATCTCTTGTATTTTGAAGTTTAAACATAATAATACTAGATGGAGATTGATATCTGTATATGGTTCTGCTTATGATGAGTTCAAACTAGACTTTCTTAATGAACCCAATAGTGTTCTTGCTGGTTGGTCAGGCGCTACTCTTGTGGGGGGTGACTTTAATCTGGTTAGGTATACTAGTGAGAAGAATACTGGTAATATTAATCAACATTGGGCCGATCTGTTTAATGATTGGATCAACAAATTTGGGCTCATTGAGATCAAAAATGCTGGGAGGAGATATACTTGGGCTAATAATCAAGACAACTTGATTATGGCCACTTTAGATAGAGTTTTTGTTTCTGTAGATTGGGATGGGATTTTCCCTGGGGCCTCTATCAAAGCCCTACCCAGAGTGGGGAGTGATCACACTCCTCTAGTATTAAATACTACTTCTGGGCTCCCGAACCCTACTTCTAAATTCTTCAGATTTGAAAAATGGTGGCTTAATATTCCTGGTTATGATGATGTTATTCATAAAGCTTGGAACACTGAGTGCAAAGCCACCAGGGCCATTGATATCTGGCAATTTAAAATCAGGGCTACTAGGAAAGCTACTAAGGGTTGGTGTGCTAAT
The Triticum dicoccoides isolate Atlit2015 ecotype Zavitan chromosome 3A, WEW_v2.0, whole genome shotgun sequence genome window above contains:
- the LOC119267919 gene encoding protein PHYTOCHROME KINASE SUBSTRATE 4-like codes for the protein MDRYRVAPARPVFLSGHLQPAAATRRSGGAERELDIFTAERYFNAADAVKYSAAAVHADNTPRQLPVAAVDAAAGQSGRTAASSEASWNSRSGLLASDQSSSAARQHDKGYGGGVNGVVVLDTRDDRYHRGGRKPAAGAFGQRWGIFSRDCPCAGRKAVTVDVASEPATPRNHVRFDAREESAIFKANGLPPPSPNDEPGVMKIFTTGSCAFPLRANDNILAPAPDHQTSASFPAFPPDVGRRVVSSGGFTFPVISPSKAVISTVLDEPPRESLEVFRPIDEDSVVLVDPPPPLAAAAFLRAPAVVSAMDDDAMSDASSDLFDLESFAASSSYPTTYRGRSSRRNSGDEDLAYAAAAAEPALSECMYAPSEASVVWSVATAEGVAYDAGSVANFSSSASACGVDEFRFVPPVSAAGHDGFTAAMSRSAGRKKGGGFLDSCRCEKAVSVGPTPVRVARPPAVPANKTAMGLESGGVARYHNRRVHMPVRT